One window of the Strix uralensis isolate ZFMK-TIS-50842 chromosome 3, bStrUra1, whole genome shotgun sequence genome contains the following:
- the TUBE1 gene encoding tubulin epsilon chain isoform X1, which yields MAQSVVVQVGQCGNQVGCRFWDLALREHAAVNKNGIYDEALSSFFRNVDTRGGGDGPGIYKGKICSLKARVRQSIKALLIDMEEGVVNEILQGPLRDVFDSKQLITDVSGSGNNWAVGHKLYGYQYREKIVEKLRKTAEHCDCLQCFFIIHSMGGGTGSGLGTFVLNVLEDEFPEVYRFVTSVYPSGEDDVITSPYNSVLAMKELNEHADCVLPIENESLFDIVNKIHQMISSGKLGSTVKQNSLVTSSAGSARTVQEKPFDAMNNIVANLLLNLTSSARFEGSLNMDLNEISMNLVPFPRLHYLVSSLTPLYTLADVNVPSRRLDQMFSDAFSRDHQLIQADPKHSLYLACALLVRGNVQVSDLRRNIERLKPSLHFVSWNQEGWKTGLCSVPPVGHSHSLLALANNTCVKPTFTELRDRFMKLYKKKAHLHHYLHIDGMEQSCFSEAISSLSDLIEEYNELDATKGGPRTDPSRLQIAV from the exons ATGGCCCAGTCGGTGGTGGTGCAGG TGGGCCAGTGCGGGAACCAGGTGGGCTGCCGCTTCTGGGACCTGGCGCTGCGGGAGCACGCCGCTGTCAACAAG AATGGAATTTATGATGAAGCATTAAGCAGTTTCTTTAGGAACGTAGATACAAG aggtggtggtgatggtcctggtatttacaaaggaaaaatctGCTCTTTAAAAGCACGAGTAAGGCAATCTATAAAG gcGCTGTTGATTGACATGGAGGAGGGAGTGGTAAATGAAATTCTGCAGGGACCATTGAGGGATGTGTTTGATAGCAAGCAGCTTATCACAGATGTTTCTGGTTCAGGAAACAACTG GGCTGTAGGCCATAAGCTATATGGCTATCAGTACCGGGAAAAGATTGTGGAAAAGCTGAGGAAAACCGCAGAACATTGTGACTGTTTACAGTGTTTTTTTATAATTCATTCTATGGGAGGtg GGACAGGATCTGGTCTTGGAACTTTTGTACTAAATGTGCTTGAGGATGAATTCCCGGAAGTATATAGATTTGTTACTTCAGTTTATCCCTCTGGTGAAGATGATGTTATTACTTCTCCATATAACAGTGTTCTGGCTATGAAGGAGCTTAATGAACATGCAGATTGTGTGCTACCAATAGAGAATGAA tCTCTGTTTGATATAGTTAATAAAATTCATCAGATGATCAGTTCTGGGAAGCTAGGGTCAACTGTGAAGCAAAACAGCTTGGTAACATCAAGTGCAGGCAGTGCAAGAACTGTACAAGAGAAGCCATTTGACGCAATGAATAATATTGTAGCCAACTTGCTGCTGAACCTGACAAG TTCTGCTAGGTTTGAAGGTTCCCTTAACATGGATCTTAATGAAATCAGCATGAATTTGGTTCCATTTCCTCGACTTCATTACTTGGTTTCAAGCTTGACTCCTCTGTATACACTGGCTGATGTTAATGTACCTTCTAGAag GTTGGATCAGATGTTTTCAGATGCCTTTAGTAGAGATCATCAACTAATTCAAGCAGATCCAAAGCATAGCCTCTACCTTGCCTGTGCACTTCTCGTTCGAGGAAATGTACAGGTTTCAGACCTTCGCAGAAATATTGAAAG GTTGAAGCCCTCCTTGCACTTTGTCTCCTGGAATCAAGAGGGCTGGAAAACTGGTCTATGTTCAGTACCTCCTGTGGGCCATTCCCATTCCCTTCTGGCTTTAGCAAATAACACCTGTGTAAAACCAACTTTTACTGAACTCAGAGACAGATTTATGAAGCTCTACAAGAAAAAG GCTCACCTTCACCATTATCTGCATATAGATGGGATGGAGCAAAGCTGTTTTTCTGAAGCCATATCATCTTTGTCTGACCTAATAGAAGAGTACAATGAACTGGATGCCACAAAAGGTGGGCCTAGAACAGATCCATCAAGACTACAGATAGCTGTTTAA
- the TUBE1 gene encoding tubulin epsilon chain isoform X2, with product MAQSVVVQVGQCGNQVGCRFWDLALREHAAVNKNGIYDEALSSFFRNVDTRGGGDGPGIYKGKICSLKARALLIDMEEGVVNEILQGPLRDVFDSKQLITDVSGSGNNWAVGHKLYGYQYREKIVEKLRKTAEHCDCLQCFFIIHSMGGGTGSGLGTFVLNVLEDEFPEVYRFVTSVYPSGEDDVITSPYNSVLAMKELNEHADCVLPIENESLFDIVNKIHQMISSGKLGSTVKQNSLVTSSAGSARTVQEKPFDAMNNIVANLLLNLTSSARFEGSLNMDLNEISMNLVPFPRLHYLVSSLTPLYTLADVNVPSRRLDQMFSDAFSRDHQLIQADPKHSLYLACALLVRGNVQVSDLRRNIERLKPSLHFVSWNQEGWKTGLCSVPPVGHSHSLLALANNTCVKPTFTELRDRFMKLYKKKAHLHHYLHIDGMEQSCFSEAISSLSDLIEEYNELDATKGGPRTDPSRLQIAV from the exons ATGGCCCAGTCGGTGGTGGTGCAGG TGGGCCAGTGCGGGAACCAGGTGGGCTGCCGCTTCTGGGACCTGGCGCTGCGGGAGCACGCCGCTGTCAACAAG AATGGAATTTATGATGAAGCATTAAGCAGTTTCTTTAGGAACGTAGATACAAG aggtggtggtgatggtcctggtatttacaaaggaaaaatctGCTCTTTAAAAGCACGA gcGCTGTTGATTGACATGGAGGAGGGAGTGGTAAATGAAATTCTGCAGGGACCATTGAGGGATGTGTTTGATAGCAAGCAGCTTATCACAGATGTTTCTGGTTCAGGAAACAACTG GGCTGTAGGCCATAAGCTATATGGCTATCAGTACCGGGAAAAGATTGTGGAAAAGCTGAGGAAAACCGCAGAACATTGTGACTGTTTACAGTGTTTTTTTATAATTCATTCTATGGGAGGtg GGACAGGATCTGGTCTTGGAACTTTTGTACTAAATGTGCTTGAGGATGAATTCCCGGAAGTATATAGATTTGTTACTTCAGTTTATCCCTCTGGTGAAGATGATGTTATTACTTCTCCATATAACAGTGTTCTGGCTATGAAGGAGCTTAATGAACATGCAGATTGTGTGCTACCAATAGAGAATGAA tCTCTGTTTGATATAGTTAATAAAATTCATCAGATGATCAGTTCTGGGAAGCTAGGGTCAACTGTGAAGCAAAACAGCTTGGTAACATCAAGTGCAGGCAGTGCAAGAACTGTACAAGAGAAGCCATTTGACGCAATGAATAATATTGTAGCCAACTTGCTGCTGAACCTGACAAG TTCTGCTAGGTTTGAAGGTTCCCTTAACATGGATCTTAATGAAATCAGCATGAATTTGGTTCCATTTCCTCGACTTCATTACTTGGTTTCAAGCTTGACTCCTCTGTATACACTGGCTGATGTTAATGTACCTTCTAGAag GTTGGATCAGATGTTTTCAGATGCCTTTAGTAGAGATCATCAACTAATTCAAGCAGATCCAAAGCATAGCCTCTACCTTGCCTGTGCACTTCTCGTTCGAGGAAATGTACAGGTTTCAGACCTTCGCAGAAATATTGAAAG GTTGAAGCCCTCCTTGCACTTTGTCTCCTGGAATCAAGAGGGCTGGAAAACTGGTCTATGTTCAGTACCTCCTGTGGGCCATTCCCATTCCCTTCTGGCTTTAGCAAATAACACCTGTGTAAAACCAACTTTTACTGAACTCAGAGACAGATTTATGAAGCTCTACAAGAAAAAG GCTCACCTTCACCATTATCTGCATATAGATGGGATGGAGCAAAGCTGTTTTTCTGAAGCCATATCATCTTTGTCTGACCTAATAGAAGAGTACAATGAACTGGATGCCACAAAAGGTGGGCCTAGAACAGATCCATCAAGACTACAGATAGCTGTTTAA